Proteins found in one Silene latifolia isolate original U9 population unplaced genomic scaffold, ASM4854445v1 scaffold_527, whole genome shotgun sequence genomic segment:
- the LOC141639678 gene encoding uncharacterized protein LOC141639678: MSRVTNDPKVGRQRRRKGRVKLLWLSPTRCLLRVISQLWKKIDYQQKSKLSFDKKEGVILNFRNEYLRRPNPDDLARLLHMGKVRGFPGMLGNIDCMHWEWKNCPTALAGQYGGRSRKPTIVLEAVASYDLWIWHAFFGTPGSLNDINVLQRSPLFNELLEESAPAVNFTVNGMEYNMGYYLADGIYPGSATFVKSINAPQIQKHLLFAARQESCRKDVERAFGVLQARFAFIKRPCLLWDPNMMGKVPMTCIIMHNMIFEDERENYLNYESIIEEFKEDNPNSATDDQYEYHRRRRSTQERFIEIHGEIRDHVTHNALKNDLIEHIWENFS; the protein is encoded by the coding sequence ATGTCGAGGGTTACGAACGACCCGAAGGTAGGGAGGCAACGAAGAAGAAAAGGCAGGGTAAAGCTCCTATGGCTGAGTCCGACTCGATGTTTACTCCGGGTGATATCTCAGTTATGGAAGAAAATAGACTATCAACAAAAGAGCAAGTTGAGTTTCGACAAAAAAGAAGGTGTGATATTAAACTTTAGAAACGAGTATCTACGTAGACCCAATCCTGACGACTTAGCTAGATTACTCCATATGGGCAAGGTACGTGGATTTCCTGGTATGTTGGGTAACATTGATTGCATGCATTGGGAATGGAAAAACTGTCCAACAGCATTGGCAGGACAATATGGTGGGAGAAGTAGGaagccaacaattgttttggaagCTGTCGCATCGTATGATTTATGGATATGGCATGCTTTCTTCGGTACACCAGGTTCGCTCAATGATATTAACGTTCTTCAACGTTCTCCATTATTTAATGAATTGTTAGAAGAATCTGCGCCGGCTGTTAATTTCACGGTTAATGGTATGGAGTATAATATGGGATATTATCTTGCTGATGGTATATATCCGGGTTCGGCAACATTTGTTAAATCAATTAATGCTCCTCAAATTCAAAAGCATTTGTTATTTGCAGCTCGACAAGAGAGTTGTCGAAAAGATGTGGAGCGTGCTTTCGGTGTCCTACAAGCTCGATTTGCGTTTATCAAACGCCCTTGTCTTCTTTGGGATCCAAATATGATGGGGAAGGTTCCCATGACTTGTATTATTATGCATAATATGATATTTGAAGATGAACGAGAAAATTATCTTAACTATGAAAGCATCATCGAAGAATTTAAGGAAGATAATCCGAATTCAGCTACTGATGACCAGTATGAATATCATCGTCGCAGAAGGTCGACGCAAGAACGATTCATAGAAATTCATGGCGAGATTCGTGATCATGTCACTCATAACGCTTTGAAAAATGATCTTATTGAGCATATTTGGGAAAACTTTTCGTAA